GTCCAGCTGATCGATCCCGTCCAGGCCATCGAACAGAGAACGAATCGACCAGCAGATCGGGATGTCGAAGCAGTGCTTCTCCCAGTAGAAATAGCTCCGGACGGGCCGCCAGACATCCTCGAAATCCGCAATGTGGTTTCGTAATTCGTCGGTGATAGCCGCCGTTTGCGCGGAGTCGTCGGCGGTTTCGTGTGCGACGTTGGCAAGCCGCGTCGAAATCTCATACATCCGCTGCAGGTAATCGATCGATACCTGTTGTTCGTCGGCCATCTTGAGTATGTCGTTCATCCGCTCCCGCAGAAATGCCATGTTCTGCATCGTCGTCTGGCTCTGCATGCTCATCAGGAACGGTATCGAGCTGTGTTCGATCGGAATGCCCAGTGGTCGCGTGATGTCCTGCACCATCACAATGCCTGGGACCCGCTGCACGTTCTTGGGCCACTCTGTCCAGCACCAGCATGTCGGCGGGGTTGCGCATATCGTGGTCGGCTTCGATCATCAGCGAGTCGGGATTGAGCCGCCCCTCCGAGAAATGGCGCTGCGCGGCCGCATACCCGACGTTGCCCGGGGCACTGTCGGGCAAATAGTAGCGTTCGCTGTACAGCGTCTTGTATCCCGGCAATGCGATCATCCCGATCAGGACGGCCACCGCACTGGCGGCAAGGATCGGCAGGGGCCAGCGCACCACGGCGGTACCCAACCGTCGCCACAATCGACCCTGATGCGCCTTCTTGGGCTCCAATAGGCCGATGCGGCTGGCCACCGTGAGCACGGCCGGACCCAGGGTGAGCGCGGCGGCGACGACGACCAACATGCCGATTGCGACCGGCAAACCCATTGTGGTGAACCAGGGCAGTCGGGTGAAGCTCAGGCAATACGCCGCTCCCGCGATCGTCAAACCCGAACCCAGTACGACGGGACTGACTGCGTGAAAAGTGGTGTAGTAAGCCGTCTCTCGGTCTTCACCTGCCGTGCGTGCCTCTTGGTAACGTCCGATCAGGAATATTCCGTAGTCGGTTCCGGCGGCGATGGCCAACATGGTCAGCAGCGCCGTCGCGAATACCGCAAGCTCGATGAATCCGTAATTACCCAACACCGCGATCACGCCCCGGGATACCGCCAATTCGACCAGGGTCATGAAGAGCTGGATCAATGTGGTCCCGATCGAGCGGTAGACCAGGAACAACATGATCGCTATCGCGGCAAGCGTGAACAGGGTGATCTTGTTCATGCTTGCGTTGCCGATCATGTACTCGTCATAGCTGTGCGCAGTTGAGCCGGTGACGTAGGCCTGCACACCCGGCGGGGCCTGCGTGGAAGCGACGACCTTACGGACGGCTTCGACGGACTCGTTCGCCAGCGTCGTGCCTTGCTCGCCGGCGAGATTCAGGATCACGTAGGCGCCTTTGGCGTCGGCGCTTTGGACTCCGGCCGCGGTTAGCCGATCGCTCCAGAAGTCCTGAATGTGTTGCACATGCTCGGGGTCCTTCTTCAACTTTGCGATGATTTGGTCGTAGAAACGGTGCGCCGCCTCGCCGAGTTCGTGTTCACCTTCCAGGACGATCGTGACCGTACTGTTGGAATCGAATTCCTTGAAGTTGTGGCCCTGGCGCATCATCGCTTTCATCGACGGCGCATCCATGGGTGCCATCGGCGCCGCGTGCCGCTCTCCGACCACTTCCAACTGCGGCGCAATCATGTTGACGACGACGGTCAGCGCGATCCAACCGATGATGATCGGCACCGCAAACCAACGGATCAGGCGGGCCAGGACGGGCCGCCTGGTATCAACGTCGGTCATACCGTCTTGACCCGGCCGACGACAGGAGCTTCGGCGCCATCGATGCCCCCCTGATCTCGGGCGCCTCTGTCATGCTCCCGGACTCCGGAGCTGTTGACGTCCAACGTCGCGACACGTCCGGCTACGCTGGTGCTGCGCCACAGTGACCGCCGGTGCGCCAATGGTTTTAAGTAAAGTTAAAAACACAATGGCTGGTTTTTACCACACGCCCACCGTCGTGGTCTAGGTCTTGACCACTCGCCTAGCAAACTCAGATCCAACTCAAATCTAACCCGGGGAATTCACCGCAGGTGCCATGATCTCGACCACGCCGGCGTCGCCATCCACCCTGATCATCTGGCCGTCCCGGATTCGCCGGCTGCCGATCTCGGTACCGCACACGCAGGGGATGCCCAATTCGCGGGCCACGATCGGACCATGACTGAGCATGCCGCCGTGATCGGTCACCACGGCCGCGGCCACCAGGAACAAGGCAACCCAACTGGGGTCGGTGGTCTCGCATACCAGGATGTCGCCCTCGTCCAATTCGGTGGTTGACGGATCGTGCACCACCCGCGCCCGCCCGGTCACGACGCCGGGACTGGCCGCCACGCCCTTCAGACTGCTGACATCGCCCGCGGCCGAATCATGCTGTGCCACGGTGGTGATTTGCGGCCGGCCCGACCAGGCGTGTGGCAGCCGGTGCGACTGACGCTCGACGAATTGCGCACGGCGAGTGGCAATCTCACCGATTTCACGATCGAGTCGCCCGCTGCGCAGGGCTGCGTAGCTGAGGTGAAAGACGTCGTCGGGCTGTTCCAGCGACCCGGCCGCAACCAGATCCGCGCCCAGTCGTCGCGCGCAGGCGCGGGCCACATCGAAGGTCATCAGATATCCGGCCTTGCCCTGTTGGCGCAGCACGAGAAAGCGCACGGCGGCACGGATTGCCAAGTCCAGCACGGGCCGCTGCAACGCGGGCGCCGCCGCCTTAGCACGCGCCATCGCCTGGCGCCGCGCTGCCATTTGCTGAGCGCTACGCCGGTGCGGTGCCCGTGGATTGTCGGCCTCGATAGTGCGGTAGTCGTCCAGCCGCGCCAACACCGGTGACGGGTCTTCGCGCCACGACACGCCGGACAGCTGACCCTCGTCGCGCCCGTGGTAGCCATGACGATCAGTGAAGTCGCGCAACGTGATCCGATCGTGCGCCAACGCCCAGAGGTCGGCGGCAACCTGATTCTCAACGGCACCGACGCCGGAGAGAACGGGCGCCTCCAGTTCAGCCAGCCCTAGCCTGCCCAACATCGCAGTGACCCGCTCGGCCAGCCCGGAGCTGGCCAACGCGACGATCAAATGCAGGATCATCATGTCCTCAAACCGCTGGCGCGCGTCGGCGAGCAGCTCGAGAGTTCCGGCACGGTCGAGTCCGTCAAGGCGCGCCAACGCAGCAAGGCGCCAGGAGCGCAGTCCGACGACCATGCTGTCGTGCCGGCGTGGCAGGGTGGCCATCAGCAACGGCGCCTTGGCGGCGATCGCCGGGTACCGGCGCCGGGAATTGTGGTCGACGGTTTCGGGGCGCACGTAGCCGAACAGCTGCTGTTCCACCGCGGAGGCCGAGGTTCCGGGCATCAGACCCGCGATGTCGTGAAACTTGTTGATGTTGGCCACACCGCGGCCGTCGAACAAGGTGAAGCACATGTCCTCGGCGCGCTCGGGCAAATACACCTCGCCGGCCTCATACACCCCGAGCCGGACCAGCATCTTGCGGAACGCCAGCTCCATCGGTTCTTCGACGAAGGTGTAACCGAAAGTGGTGAACACGCCGGGGAAGGCCTCGGCGATATTTCCTGTCGTCCAGGTCAGCGCCGGATCGACCTCGGGATTGTCCAGCTGCTGCGCGACGATCGATCGACTACTCATGCGACGCGTTCAGTGCACCCGGTGCAGGATGCCCTGCTCGAAAAACCCGGCACCGGAACCATTTTCGCTGTCCAACGCCATGAAGTCGTCATAGGTGCCGAACGACGGACCGTCGGAGTCCGCGCCCATCGGCACGAAGAATCCGGCCAGTCTCGAGGACAGTGTGACCACGCGGGTATCGCCGTCGACGTCGCGCAACCGGGCTGTCCGGAACTGTCCGGCGGCGTTGCGACCGAAGTTGACGTCGGCGATCGTGCGGGATCGGTCGGCGTCGATCAGGAAGCCGTCGGATCGCAGCGTGCCGTCCGCGCCCAGAAACTTCATCACCGTGATGAAGGTGTCGCCGATGACTGCCACCAAACCGGCATATTCGATCCACTGTGCGGCCTCGTCGCGGAAACCCCAGGTTCTGTCGCGCATACCGTGCGCCCGCACCGTCGTCTCGGCGCCGTCGAGCACCAGAGTGCCGGTCAACTCACAGGCTTGCTGGAAATGTTGCAGCGGTTTGCCCGGCACCAACTCGGGCACCACCCCGCCGACCGCGTAATCCGCCGCGACGAACAGCGGAACGTTGACCAGATCGGCTTGCAACCGCGGGTGACGCACCTTGATCACGCCGTCGAGTCCGAAGTCGATCGATTCGCTGGTGAAGCTGCCTGGTGGCAGATCCTCGATGATCTCGAGAACTTTGCCCCGTACCGTGACACTGCACCGTGCCCGCCGGGCGCCGGTGCCATTCGGGGACGTCGAGACGTGGAAGGTGCCGAAAATCTCGTTCGCCGTGTCCCAGAAGGCAAGGTAGGCATTGTCTTTCCACACCGGGTCACCAGGCTGGGCGGCATCGGGGTGGATGGGTTCGGCCAACGGCCCCCAGGTCTTGGCGATCTCGGTGACGGTCATCGACTTTGCCGCTCCTATCGATTGCAGTTTTCCGACGGTGCCGGCGGAACGCATCACGTCGCCGGTATTTGCGGCGGTGCCGCTTGCTGCGTCGCGAGTCCGCCCGCGCAAGCCACGATCCACCATTTTCTTACTAACATTAAAATCTAGCACGTATGCGACGCTTGTTGTAGCGTTTTCCGAAGTGCGGGACAGCGAACGCGCCGGCGCGGCGACCGGAGGTTTCTGATGACAGCTACGTCGGTCGACCTCCCTCACCGATGAGTATTCCTGCACCCAAACCGAATTCGGCGGCATTCGTCACCGGAGCGTCGTCGGGAATAGGTCGGGCATTTGCCGAAGAACTCGCCGGCCGCGGCCACAATCTCGTACTGGTGGCCCGCCGCCGTGCCCGCCTGGAGACGCTGGCGGCCGACCTTCGGACCCGGCACGGAATCCGGGCCGACATCCTGGCCTGCGATCTTTCCGATCCGCTGGACCGCGCACGCATGTTGGTCGATCTCGGCGCCCTGGATTATCAACTCGACGCCCTGATCCTGTGCGCCGGATTCGGGATGGTCGGCCCCTATCTGGATCACGATGTCGACCGGCTGATCACCATGGTGCGCACCAACGTCGAGGCAACCGTTGCCCTGACCCGCGAATTGGCCCCGCCGATGGTCAGCCGCGGACACGGAGCAATATTGCTGGTCTCCTCGATGGCCGGTAACCAGCCGATGCCCTACTTCGCGCCGTACGCGGCCACCAAGGCCGCGATCACGTCGCTGGGTGAAGCGCTGCACAGCGAACTCAAACCGGCCGGAATTACCGTGACGGTGCTCGCACCGGCGAACGTCGACACCGAGTTCGCGGAGACGGCCAATGCCTCGCGCCAGACCAATCGTCAACCCGCGTTTCTGACAGCTACCGCCGAAGAATGCGCGCGGGCAGGCATGAAAGCCCTGCAGGACGGCAGGCGACAGCTGGTGCCGCTGCCCCAGGCCGCCGCCTTCGCATGGCTCGCCGCCCACCTGCCGCGGCGGATCTGGTTCCGTGCCTGCCGCACAATGCTGCGTTGAACAACCCCGGCGCGCAGGGACCTTGCTGCGTCGCTCAGATCCCGCCGCGTGCGACGAGTTGAGCGGCGATCACGTTGCGCTGGATCTCGTTGGTGCCCTCACCGACGATCATCAAGGGTGCATCGCGGAAGTAGCGTTCCACGTCGAACTCAGTGGAGTAGCCGTAGCCGCCGTGGATCCGCACCGCGTCCAGCGCGATCTCCATGGCCACCTCCGAGGAGAAGAGCTTGGCCATGCCGGCCTCCATATCGCAGCGCTCACCCCGGTCGTAACGCTCGGCGGCATGAAGGGTGAGTTGGCGAGCCGCAGTGAGCTTGGTGGCCATATCCGCCAGATAGTTGCCCACCGACTGGTGTTTCCAGATCGGCTTGCCGAAACTCTCCCGTTGCTGCGCATAGGCGAGCGCGTCCTGCAGGGCGGCCGTGGCCACACCGAGCGCACGCGCGGCAACCTGAATACGTCCGGTTTCCAAGCCTTTCATCATCTGGGCGAATCCCTTTCCGGGAGTGCCGCCCAGAATCGCCGACTTGCTGATGCGGTAGCCGTCGAAGGACAGCTCGCAGCTCTCCACGCCCTTGTAACCCAATTTGGGCAGATCACGCGAAACCGTCAGGCCTGGACCGTGTTCCACCAGAACGACAGAGATGCCGGCGTGCCGCGGTGTGGCCTTGGGGTCGGTTTTGCAGAGCAGGGCGATCAGCCCCGAGCGACGTGCGTTGGAGATCCAGGTCTTGGTGCCCCCGATAACCAGATCGTCCCCGTCTGATACCGCGGTGGTGGCCATGTTCTGCAAGTCGGAGCCCCCGCCGGGTTCGGTCAATGCCATCGTCGCGCGCACCTCGCCGGACGCCATGGCCGGAAGATAGGTCTTCTTCTGTTCCTCGGTGCCGAATAAGGTCAGCAGCTTGGCCACCACGGTGTGCCCACCCATCGCGCCGGCCAGGCTCATCCAGCCGCGCGCCAATTCCTGGGTCACCAGCACATAGCACGGCGTCGATACCGGCGAGCCACCGTATTCCTCGGGGACGGCCAGCCCGTAGATCCCGATCTGCTTCATTTGCTCGATCCACTTCTCGGGATACTCGTTGGCGTGTTCGACATCGCGGACCGTCGGCTTGACGTCGCGATCGACAAACGCCCGGACCGTCTCTACCAGCAGGCTTTCCTCGTCGCTCAACGCAGAGCTCACATCCACCACCTCTCAACCAGAGATTTTTATTCTAGATTAAACACCTGGCTGCGGCGCGGGACGTCGGGGTGCGAGCTAGCTCGCGTGACCCGCCCTGGCTTCTTCCTCGCGAGTGAGTCCCGAGGCGGCAATGAGCTCCTCATGCAGCTCAAACCATACCGTGTGATAGGAGTCGATGATCGGTCGCGCGAGCCAGATCGTGTCGCCGGCCTTCACCTTGGCCAAGGCCGACTCCAGTTTTGTGCCGTATGCGCTCAGCCTCGGCACCAGCGCGGTTACCGTGGCCACGATGGGTTGTACCTGCTCATGCACGGTGTCGAGGCGGCTCAGCACGGCGGCGTCATAGTCGGCGTCATCGTGGGCATTGGGTTGGCCGTCCTTGATCTGCCAGTCGGCCATCAGCGCCTTGAACGTGTTGTTGACTACCCGGAAATCGTCGTAAGCCTTCGCCAGGACACCCTGGTCTATTCCCGAACGCTCTTCTGCCAGAAGAGAATTGAGCCGCTCACGACCCTCGGGGCTGATACGAATCGTTTTGGCCGCGACCAGCAGGCCGGCGGCCGTCAGTTCGGCCAGCGTCGCCTTCACGTCGGAGGGGTCTTCGCCCAGAGTCGCGGCGAGATCGTCTTCGGCGACGCGGCCTTTGAGC
The nucleotide sequence above comes from Mycobacterium kiyosense. Encoded proteins:
- a CDS encoding hypothetical protein (frameshifted, insertion at around 4784570), translating into MTDVDTRRPVLARLIRWFAVPIIIGWIALTVVVNMIAPQLEVVGERHAAPMAPMDAPSMKAMMRQGHNFKEFDSNSTVTIVLEGEHELGEAAHRFYDQIIAKLKKDPEHVQHIQDFWSDRLTAAGVQSADAKGAYVILNLAGEQGTTLANESVEAVRKVVASTQAPPGVQAYVTGSTAHSYDEYMIGNASMNKITLFTLAAIAIMLFLVYRSIGTTLIQLFMTLVELAVSRGVIAVLGNYGFIELAVFATALLTMLAIAAGTDYGIFLIGRYQEARTAGEDRETAYYTTFHAVSPVVLGSGLTIAGAAYCLSFTRLPWFTTMGLPVAIGMLVVVAAALTLGPAVLTVASRIGLLEPKKAHQGRLWRRLGTAVVRWPLPILAASAVAVLIGMIALPGYKTLYSERYYLPDSAPGNVGYAAAQRHFSEGRLNPDSLMIEADHDMRNPADMLVLDRVAQERAAGPRHCDGAGHHATTGHSDRTQLDTVPDEHAEPDDDAEHGISAGADERHTQDGRRTTGIDRLPAADV
- a CDS encoding short-chain dehydrogenase, whose translation is MSIPAPKPNSAAFVTGASSGIGRAFAEELAGRGHNLVLVARRRARLETLAADLRTRHGIRADILACDLSDPLDRARMLVDLGALDYQLDALILCAGFGMVGPYLDHDVDRLITMVRTNVEATVALTRELAPPMVSRGHGAILLVSSMAGNQPMPYFAPYAATKAAITSLGEALHSELKPAGITVTVLAPANVDTEFAETANASRQTNRQPAFLTATAEECARAGMKALQDGRRQLVPLPQAAAFAWLAAHLPRRIWFRACRTMLR
- the fadE3 gene encoding acyl-CoA dehydrogenase; the protein is MSSALSDEESLLVETVRAFVDRDVKPTVRDVEHANEYPEKWIEQMKQIGIYGLAVPEEYGGSPVSTPCYVLVTQELARGWMSLAGAMGGHTVVAKLLTLFGTEEQKKTYLPAMASGEVRATMALTEPGGGSDLQNMATTAVSDGDDLVIGGTKTWISNARRSGLIALLCKTDPKATPRHAGISVVLVEHGPGLTVSRDLPKLGYKGVESCELSFDGYRISKSAILGGTPGKGFAQMMKGLETGRIQVAARALGVATAALQDALAYAQQRESFGKPIWKHQSVGNYLADMATKLTAARQLTLHAAERYDRGERCDMEAGMAKLFSSEVAMEIALDAVRIHGGYGYSTEFDVERYFRDAPLMIVGEGTNEIQRNVIAAQLVARGGI